A single window of Archangium gephyra DNA harbors:
- a CDS encoding alginate lyase family protein produces MGTLGYYSTIARLAPAGLARGMARRVQGVARQALYRRRERLDEPRLLEAFGAATAEALAERALSNRPGSAWCEVGQRTSVVEALAALPGASERALERARAALRGEFDVFGTRVCFGEGQPVDWSRDPVSGYRYPVLPVEQLRLAQPGVDPKFPWVLGRLDCLVALGQGYWVASDEEARRGFARAFVTRTLDFLQANPVGQGVHWTCAMEVALRAANLAQALVMFSDAPEARRPEFLVPVLESLSEHTAWVEAHLEDQGAVPNNHLVSNHVGLLVVGVLFPELPDAPRQVARAVAGLRTQMEAQVHPEGTSFEGSIPYHRLSVELFTLALLVAHGQGVDLGSRYAARLHRMYEASHAWSSERGLAPQVGDNDSGRVFPFQERDPREQGYLAPLGAALFGDADLAEGTFPDEAAWLMGLSGLECFRGLPQAKPASSVSFPAGGFHVLRGAGAVVTVSAGAQGQGGVGGHSHNDKLSFELHLHGRPVIVDPGTGTYTREPVVRNVFRSTAAHNTLEVDGVEQAPLDPARLFALPEAARARVQVFQPGAELDRLTVRHDGYRSLSSPVGVERTFVLDKRERALGVTDALVGVGLHDVKGRIHLPDREARMKAPTPEQLARALRVPEAPKGFEAWGVELGPAEAPEALVLFAAGLEPRLEPSRYSPGYGLVVPSQVLVFRVRVSPPVCLRWVVVFN; encoded by the coding sequence ATGGGGACGCTGGGATACTACTCGACGATCGCACGGCTCGCGCCGGCAGGACTCGCCCGGGGGATGGCACGGCGGGTCCAGGGCGTGGCGCGGCAGGCCCTCTATCGGAGGCGCGAGCGGCTCGATGAGCCGAGGTTGCTGGAGGCCTTCGGTGCCGCCACCGCGGAAGCGCTGGCCGAGCGGGCCCTGTCGAACCGTCCGGGCTCGGCCTGGTGCGAGGTGGGGCAGCGGACCTCTGTCGTGGAGGCGCTCGCGGCCCTGCCCGGCGCCAGCGAGCGGGCCCTGGAGCGGGCCCGGGCCGCGCTGAGGGGCGAGTTCGACGTCTTCGGCACCCGGGTGTGCTTCGGCGAGGGTCAGCCGGTGGACTGGAGCAGGGATCCGGTGAGCGGCTACCGCTACCCGGTCCTCCCGGTGGAGCAGCTGCGGCTGGCCCAGCCCGGAGTGGATCCGAAGTTCCCCTGGGTGCTCGGCCGCTTGGATTGTCTGGTGGCGCTCGGTCAGGGTTACTGGGTGGCGAGTGACGAGGAGGCTCGCCGGGGCTTCGCGCGGGCCTTCGTGACGCGGACCCTGGATTTCCTTCAGGCCAACCCGGTGGGGCAGGGGGTTCACTGGACGTGCGCCATGGAAGTGGCGCTGCGTGCGGCCAACCTGGCGCAGGCGCTGGTGATGTTCTCGGACGCGCCCGAGGCGCGCAGGCCGGAGTTCCTCGTGCCGGTGCTGGAGTCGCTTTCCGAGCACACGGCCTGGGTGGAGGCGCACCTGGAGGATCAGGGCGCGGTGCCCAACAACCACCTCGTCTCCAATCACGTGGGCCTGCTGGTGGTGGGCGTGCTCTTCCCGGAGCTGCCGGACGCGCCGAGGCAGGTGGCACGCGCGGTGGCGGGGCTGCGCACGCAGATGGAGGCGCAGGTGCACCCCGAGGGCACGTCCTTCGAGGGCTCCATTCCCTACCACCGGCTGTCGGTGGAGCTCTTCACCCTGGCGCTGCTGGTGGCGCATGGCCAGGGCGTGGATCTGGGTTCGCGGTACGCGGCGCGGCTGCACCGCATGTACGAGGCCTCGCACGCCTGGAGCTCCGAGCGGGGGCTGGCGCCGCAGGTGGGTGACAACGACTCGGGCCGCGTCTTCCCCTTCCAGGAGAGGGATCCCCGCGAGCAGGGCTACCTCGCGCCCCTGGGCGCCGCGCTCTTCGGTGACGCGGACCTGGCGGAGGGGACTTTCCCGGACGAGGCCGCCTGGCTGATGGGACTGTCGGGTCTCGAATGCTTCCGGGGACTGCCCCAGGCGAAGCCCGCGAGCTCGGTGAGCTTCCCCGCGGGAGGCTTCCACGTGCTGCGCGGAGCGGGCGCGGTGGTGACGGTGAGCGCCGGTGCGCAGGGCCAGGGCGGGGTGGGCGGACACAGCCACAACGACAAGCTCTCCTTCGAGCTGCACCTGCACGGGCGGCCCGTCATCGTGGATCCGGGCACGGGCACGTACACGCGGGAGCCGGTGGTGCGCAACGTGTTCCGCTCCACCGCCGCGCACAACACGCTCGAGGTGGACGGCGTGGAGCAGGCGCCGTTGGATCCAGCCCGGCTCTTCGCGCTGCCCGAGGCGGCGCGGGCTCGCGTGCAGGTGTTCCAGCCCGGCGCGGAGCTGGATCGCCTCACCGTGCGCCACGACGGCTACCGCTCGCTGTCCTCGCCCGTGGGCGTGGAGCGCACCTTCGTGCTCGACAAGCGCGAGCGCGCGCTCGGGGTGACGGACGCTCTGGTGGGGGTGGGGCTTCACGATGTGAAGGGGAGGATCCACCTTCCGGACCGCGAGGCGCGAATGAAGGCGCCAACGCCCGAGCAGCTGGCGCGGGCGCTGCGTGTCCCGGAGGCGCCCAAGGGTTTCGAGGCATGGGGTGTGGAGTTGGGGCCGGCGGAGGCACCGGAGGCACTGGTGCTCTTCGCGGCGGGCCTGGAGCCGCGGTTGGAGCCGTCCCGCTATTCGCCAGGGTACGGCCTCGTGGTGCCGTCACAGGTGTTGGTGTTCCGGGTGCGGGTGTCGCCCCCGGTGTGTCTGAGGTGGGTGGTCGTCTTCAACTGA
- a CDS encoding histidine kinase dimerization/phospho-acceptor domain-containing protein, translating to MGRSVSASEVERTVSAVAERALHHGARAGLAALVESVVRLTETPGAALYADGQCVALAGVAPPVPARAHPLQMMKHGRTVLVLGTPCVDTADRQQLARLTGLGSALLACREREDTARAEHKRLRLERLRLMEQLAHRERAWSRAAHDLRTPLLVIQGYIDMMTKGMAGVLTPSMQRYLERMSRAAGEMNVRLQQRPSGEDIPAEDLRALLSATFGPGRPGAARLELPPGPVLLRMPRTGSALLMRTLERLLSGAGASEVVLRVDAPDGVDAWRLLVRARTQLPLPSRALESLERLGRRWQARVSVQETPGLELAVLLPRLPG from the coding sequence GTGGGGCGGAGTGTCAGCGCCTCCGAGGTGGAGCGAACAGTCTCGGCGGTGGCCGAGCGGGCGCTGCACCACGGGGCGAGGGCCGGACTCGCAGCGCTCGTGGAATCGGTGGTGCGTCTGACGGAGACGCCGGGGGCCGCGCTGTACGCGGACGGCCAGTGCGTGGCGCTCGCGGGCGTGGCGCCGCCGGTGCCGGCCCGGGCCCATCCCCTTCAGATGATGAAGCATGGGCGCACGGTGCTGGTGCTGGGCACACCCTGTGTGGACACCGCGGATCGGCAGCAGCTCGCCCGGCTGACGGGCCTGGGCAGCGCGCTGCTGGCGTGCCGGGAGCGGGAGGACACGGCGAGGGCCGAGCACAAGCGGCTGCGCCTGGAGCGGCTGCGGCTGATGGAGCAGCTGGCGCACCGGGAGCGGGCCTGGTCCCGTGCGGCGCATGACCTGCGCACGCCGCTGCTGGTGATCCAGGGCTATATCGACATGATGACCAAGGGCATGGCGGGCGTGCTCACGCCGTCCATGCAGCGCTACCTCGAGCGCATGAGCCGGGCCGCGGGAGAGATGAACGTCCGTCTCCAGCAACGGCCCTCGGGAGAGGACATCCCCGCGGAGGATCTGCGGGCATTGTTGAGCGCTACCTTCGGGCCGGGGCGGCCCGGCGCCGCGAGGTTGGAGCTGCCCCCGGGGCCCGTGCTGCTGCGGATGCCGCGGACGGGCTCGGCGCTGCTGATGCGGACGCTGGAGCGGCTGTTGTCGGGAGCCGGAGCCTCCGAGGTGGTGCTGCGGGTGGATGCACCGGACGGGGTGGATGCGTGGCGGTTGCTCGTGCGGGCCCGGACGCAGCTCCCGTTGCCGAGCAGAGCCCTCGAGTCCCTGGAGCGGCTCGGGCGGAGATGGCAGGCCCGGGTGTCCGTGCAGGAGACGCCCGGGCTCGAGTTGGCCGTGCTGCTCCCGCGCCTCCCGGGTTAG
- a CDS encoding YaeQ family protein, whose translation MTLAPTLYDFQIALSHVDRAIDQPQLSFKVARHPSETMQRVWLRVLAYCWLWEERLAFGKGLGEPDEPELECRDYTGLVTSWVRVGKADPVKIQRAVDQNPHAKVSVLFESPQRLEAFLTEAREAKALRVAKAELAAIDADLLRTLSGFDSRRIKLSLTLVGDHAYVECDGQSFDGPLTRASL comes from the coding sequence ATGACCCTCGCTCCGACGCTGTACGACTTCCAGATCGCCTTGAGCCATGTCGATCGCGCCATCGACCAGCCCCAGTTGAGCTTCAAGGTCGCACGCCACCCCTCCGAGACCATGCAGCGCGTCTGGCTGCGGGTGCTCGCGTACTGCTGGCTCTGGGAGGAGCGGCTGGCCTTCGGCAAGGGTCTGGGAGAGCCCGACGAGCCGGAACTCGAGTGCCGCGACTACACCGGTCTGGTCACGAGCTGGGTGCGCGTGGGCAAGGCGGACCCGGTGAAGATTCAGCGCGCCGTGGATCAGAACCCGCACGCGAAGGTGTCGGTGTTGTTCGAGTCTCCCCAGCGGCTCGAGGCGTTCCTCACCGAGGCGCGTGAGGCGAAGGCCCTGCGCGTGGCGAAGGCCGAGCTCGCCGCTATCGACGCGGACCTGCTGCGCACGCTCTCCGGCTTCGACTCCCGGCGCATCAAGCTGTCGCTGACCCTGGTCGGAGACCACGCCTATGTCGAGTGCGACGGGCAGAGCTTCGACGGTCCCCTGACGCGCGCGTCCCTGTGA
- a CDS encoding alpha/beta fold hydrolase has protein sequence MKHKEATTATVNGPAGRLMATVEGDGGIPVLFVHDFAADRTHWAETQHGLATRSVSFDQRGMGESSGGHGPFGVEASVEDVAAVADALLPEKFVLVGHGFGAAVAGAFASYYPERLAGLLYVDPVGDLRSHDKAQLDAWLENFSAAKYGGFHEHWFTPLLLEAKEKTRTLVMKSLRTSRREAIAGNMESLCRYNPDEAFERFTGPTHALVASTGPETLAGQRPGLSHSTLPHTSHWMMLDAPQWFHTELVRFLGRCKHEH, from the coding sequence ATGAAGCACAAGGAAGCGACGACGGCGACGGTCAACGGACCCGCGGGGCGGTTGATGGCGACAGTCGAAGGTGACGGCGGCATCCCCGTCCTCTTCGTGCACGACTTCGCCGCCGACCGGACGCACTGGGCGGAGACGCAGCACGGCCTCGCGACCCGCAGCGTCTCGTTCGACCAGCGCGGCATGGGCGAGAGCAGCGGCGGCCACGGCCCCTTCGGTGTGGAGGCCTCGGTGGAGGACGTCGCCGCCGTTGCCGACGCGCTGCTGCCCGAGAAGTTCGTCCTGGTGGGCCACGGTTTCGGGGCCGCTGTGGCCGGGGCTTTCGCCTCGTACTACCCCGAGCGGCTCGCCGGACTCCTCTATGTCGATCCGGTGGGAGACCTGCGCAGCCATGACAAGGCCCAGCTGGACGCCTGGCTCGAGAACTTCAGCGCGGCGAAGTATGGCGGCTTCCACGAGCACTGGTTCACGCCCCTGCTCCTCGAGGCGAAGGAGAAGACGCGCACGCTGGTCATGAAGTCGCTGCGGACCTCGCGGCGGGAGGCCATCGCCGGCAACATGGAGTCGCTCTGCCGCTACAACCCGGACGAGGCCTTCGAGCGTTTCACCGGACCCACCCACGCGCTGGTGGCCAGCACCGGCCCGGAGACGCTCGCCGGCCAGCGGCCCGGGCTGTCCCACTCCACGCTGCCGCACACGAGTCACTGGATGATGCTGGACGCGCCACAGTGGTTCCACACGGAGCTGGTCCGCTTCCTGGGCCGCTGCAAGCACGAGCACTGA
- a CDS encoding DUF72 domain-containing protein, with protein MTEAEEKRQWLLERRARRQARREQQRAANIGRAKRMHEARLAYERDVSSPKKARPKPGSERMEVHVGCSGWFYWHWRDHFYPPGMPSSRWFEHYAGQFKTVELNAPFYAWPTVATVNTWVRQAGRRKFVYTVKVSELITHVKRFTGTKTLVRDFGHIADLLGPRMGCFLFQLPPSYHYSPARLKTILAQLDPARRNVVEFRHKSWWNERVYDAFREAKVAFCSCSGPRLPDELVRTADDVYVRFHGTTRWYRHDYSKEELAVWVRRIRESGAKRVWAYFNNDREGYAIKNARELLRQLKRSGDR; from the coding sequence GTGACCGAAGCGGAAGAGAAGCGTCAATGGCTCCTCGAACGGCGGGCCCGGAGGCAGGCCCGGCGCGAGCAGCAGCGGGCGGCGAACATCGGCCGCGCGAAGCGGATGCACGAGGCCCGGCTGGCATACGAGCGGGACGTCTCCTCCCCCAAGAAGGCCAGACCGAAACCGGGCAGCGAGCGGATGGAGGTCCACGTCGGCTGCTCGGGGTGGTTCTACTGGCACTGGAGGGATCACTTCTACCCGCCGGGAATGCCGAGCAGCCGGTGGTTCGAGCATTACGCCGGGCAGTTCAAGACGGTGGAGCTCAACGCGCCCTTCTACGCCTGGCCCACGGTGGCGACGGTGAACACGTGGGTGCGGCAGGCGGGGCGGCGGAAGTTCGTCTACACCGTGAAGGTGTCGGAGCTGATCACCCACGTGAAGCGGTTCACCGGAACCAAGACGCTCGTGCGGGACTTCGGGCACATCGCGGATCTGCTCGGCCCTCGCATGGGGTGCTTCCTGTTCCAACTGCCGCCCAGCTACCACTACTCGCCAGCACGGTTGAAGACGATCCTCGCCCAGCTCGATCCGGCGCGGCGCAACGTGGTGGAGTTCCGTCACAAGAGTTGGTGGAACGAGCGGGTGTACGACGCGTTCCGGGAGGCGAAGGTGGCCTTCTGCTCGTGCAGTGGGCCGCGGCTGCCGGACGAGCTGGTGCGCACGGCGGACGACGTGTACGTGCGCTTCCACGGGACGACGCGGTGGTACCGCCACGACTACTCGAAGGAGGAGCTGGCGGTCTGGGTGCGGCGGATCCGCGAGAGCGGGGCGAAGCGCGTCTGGGCGTACTTCAACAACGACCGGGAGGGCTACGCGATCAAGAACGCGCGCGAGTTGCTCCGGCAGTTGAAGCGAAGCGGTGACCGGTGA
- a CDS encoding DedA family protein → MEEQVALWIAGFSYPAVFLLLLLCGVGAPLSEELIIITGGLVVARSGASLSVMVLAAYLGVVAGDSALYRIGRSLGPRVFSHPKLSKMLTPARIEFLQKLYARRGAVAVFLARFLPGLRAPAFLLAGATGLPYRRFLLADAAAAWVPALGVTWLGFRFGPQVLADVQGGLRWLLLAAVTVAVGVLGVRWGRRRAAVRATRVVQAPEGET, encoded by the coding sequence GTGGAGGAGCAGGTCGCACTATGGATCGCGGGGTTCTCGTATCCGGCGGTGTTCCTTCTCCTCCTTTTGTGCGGAGTGGGCGCGCCGCTGAGCGAGGAGCTGATCATCATCACCGGTGGGTTGGTGGTCGCCCGCAGTGGCGCGAGCCTGTCGGTGATGGTGCTCGCCGCTTATCTGGGGGTGGTGGCCGGGGATAGCGCGCTGTACCGGATTGGCCGCTCGCTGGGGCCGCGGGTGTTCTCGCATCCCAAGCTGTCGAAGATGCTGACGCCGGCACGCATCGAGTTCCTCCAGAAGCTGTACGCGAGGAGGGGCGCGGTGGCGGTGTTCCTCGCGCGCTTCCTGCCGGGGCTGCGCGCTCCGGCCTTCCTGCTGGCGGGGGCCACCGGGCTGCCCTACCGCCGGTTCCTCCTGGCCGATGCGGCCGCGGCGTGGGTCCCCGCCCTGGGCGTGACGTGGCTGGGCTTCCGTTTCGGCCCCCAGGTGCTCGCGGACGTGCAGGGCGGCTTGCGGTGGCTGCTGCTCGCGGCGGTGACGGTGGCCGTGGGCGTGCTCGGCGTGCGCTGGGGGCGGCGCCGGGCAGCGGTGCGCGCCACGCGCGTGGTGCAGGCTCCCGAGGGGGAGACCTGA
- a CDS encoding hybrid sensor histidine kinase/response regulator yields MDPRVLRSLWPIFAAETREQLQTIGTAVLGLEQGTAEQAAEQLTALKREVHSLKGSAASLGLADVEQLMHAIEDGLARCAPGHVPPPGLVETTLRSLSAMEAALNRGDAGEIPTIEGLGPLLSALGRGGFEQAPEVKANKVPAQFRRDGLQTLEKLETSLGRLCSPGLEDRPGAVWEAVGLAELLKAAANTAGISAVESLASSVRAGFARMEEAGVGASVAASDIAGSLVQLRTALESLAEETPAEPAAAPAEPEVTARSAAGRRQQDMDRAVRVSVRTLDSLALQVEQLAAGRAQQLRRAEAHRELLEQTHQALLQLERAAQQLALSGGGGALESLRAGVGQVRGVQKRLVQLSKDVHREGEQLALVAQVVRDDLRDLRMVPASQVLEPLKRTVRELAARLGKDVELVLAGGDVRIDRRIVDVLKDPLQHLVRNALDHGIETAAQRTAAGKPPRGLLTVRVEPRGTRLAVVVEDDGGGLSPENVKATAVRRGLLTEAEAAKLTEMQAARLVFEPGFSTRDQVTETSGRGVGLDVVQTTATRLQGAVDLSYEKGQGTRFTIDLPLILAGALGLLVRTGTAVVAIPSDAVERVLRLSPGDVGTVAGHVVARVEDEQLPFHPLSTSIGMPRLPLAIESGKPQTAMVLALGGVRAVFAMDAVVGQQEIVVRSLGRHLQTVSHLAGAAVLDDGSVVPVLNAPELLRVAAAPVVLRAATEVRRSHILVCDDALTTRFAIKSLLEIAGYSVVTAGDGEEALGILERTPCQLVVSDWQMPRLDGIGLTRRIRAHPKLSHLPVILCTSLDSPQERAAGLEAGADGYLVKREVERGKLLDLVRQLLPSGA; encoded by the coding sequence ATGGATCCTCGGGTTCTGCGGAGCCTCTGGCCCATCTTCGCCGCGGAGACGCGCGAGCAGCTGCAGACCATTGGCACCGCGGTGCTGGGTCTGGAGCAGGGCACGGCCGAACAAGCGGCCGAGCAGCTCACCGCGCTCAAGCGGGAGGTGCACAGCCTCAAGGGGTCCGCGGCCAGTCTGGGCCTGGCGGACGTCGAGCAGTTGATGCACGCCATCGAGGACGGGCTGGCGCGCTGCGCCCCCGGCCATGTGCCGCCTCCCGGACTGGTGGAGACGACGCTGCGGAGCCTGTCGGCCATGGAGGCCGCGCTCAACCGCGGGGACGCGGGCGAGATACCGACCATCGAGGGCCTGGGCCCGCTGCTGTCCGCGCTCGGGCGGGGCGGCTTCGAGCAGGCCCCCGAGGTGAAGGCCAACAAGGTGCCGGCGCAGTTCCGGCGCGATGGCCTGCAGACGCTGGAGAAGCTGGAGACGTCCCTGGGCCGGCTGTGCTCGCCAGGCCTGGAGGACCGGCCGGGCGCCGTCTGGGAGGCGGTGGGCCTGGCCGAGCTGCTGAAGGCCGCGGCCAACACCGCGGGCATCTCCGCCGTGGAGTCCCTGGCGAGCTCCGTGCGCGCGGGCTTCGCGCGCATGGAGGAGGCGGGCGTCGGGGCCAGTGTGGCGGCCTCGGACATCGCGGGCTCGCTGGTGCAGCTGCGCACCGCCCTGGAGTCGCTCGCCGAGGAGACGCCGGCCGAGCCCGCGGCGGCCCCGGCCGAGCCCGAGGTGACGGCACGCTCGGCGGCTGGCCGGCGCCAGCAGGACATGGACCGGGCGGTGCGCGTGTCCGTGCGGACGCTCGACTCGCTGGCGCTCCAGGTGGAGCAGCTCGCGGCGGGCCGGGCGCAGCAGCTGCGCCGTGCCGAGGCCCACCGCGAGCTGTTGGAGCAGACGCACCAGGCCCTGTTGCAGCTGGAGCGCGCGGCCCAGCAGCTGGCGCTCTCCGGAGGCGGCGGCGCGCTGGAGTCGCTGCGTGCTGGCGTGGGGCAGGTGCGCGGCGTGCAGAAGCGGCTGGTGCAGCTGTCCAAGGACGTGCACCGCGAGGGCGAGCAGCTCGCGCTGGTGGCCCAGGTGGTGCGTGACGACCTGCGCGATCTCCGGATGGTGCCGGCCTCGCAGGTGCTGGAGCCGCTCAAGCGCACGGTGCGCGAGCTGGCGGCGCGGCTGGGCAAGGACGTGGAGCTGGTGCTCGCCGGTGGAGACGTGCGCATCGACCGGCGCATCGTCGACGTGCTGAAGGATCCGCTGCAGCACCTGGTGCGCAACGCGCTGGACCACGGCATCGAGACGGCGGCCCAGCGCACGGCCGCGGGCAAGCCGCCGCGTGGGCTGCTCACGGTGCGCGTGGAGCCCCGGGGCACGCGTCTGGCGGTGGTGGTGGAGGATGACGGCGGCGGCTTGTCGCCGGAGAACGTGAAGGCCACGGCCGTGCGCCGCGGGCTGCTCACCGAGGCGGAGGCCGCCAAGCTCACGGAGATGCAGGCCGCGCGGCTCGTCTTCGAGCCGGGCTTCTCCACGCGGGACCAGGTGACGGAGACGTCCGGCCGCGGCGTGGGCCTGGATGTGGTGCAGACCACCGCCACGCGGCTGCAGGGCGCGGTGGACCTGTCCTACGAGAAGGGCCAGGGCACGCGCTTCACCATCGACCTGCCGCTGATTCTGGCGGGCGCGCTGGGGCTGCTGGTGCGCACGGGCACGGCGGTGGTGGCCATTCCCTCGGATGCGGTGGAGCGCGTGCTGCGCCTGTCGCCCGGGGACGTGGGCACGGTGGCCGGGCACGTGGTGGCGCGCGTGGAGGACGAGCAGCTGCCCTTCCACCCGCTCTCCACGTCCATCGGCATGCCCCGGCTGCCGCTGGCCATCGAGTCGGGCAAGCCGCAGACGGCGATGGTGCTGGCGCTCGGCGGCGTGCGCGCGGTGTTCGCCATGGACGCGGTGGTGGGGCAGCAGGAGATCGTCGTCCGCTCGCTGGGGCGCCACCTGCAGACGGTGTCGCACCTGGCCGGGGCCGCCGTGCTGGATGACGGCAGCGTGGTGCCGGTGCTCAATGCCCCCGAGCTGCTGCGCGTCGCCGCCGCTCCGGTGGTGCTGCGCGCCGCCACCGAGGTGCGCCGCTCGCACATCCTCGTGTGCGACGACGCGCTCACCACCCGCTTCGCCATCAAGTCGCTGCTGGAGATCGCCGGCTACTCGGTGGTGACGGCCGGGGATGGCGAGGAGGCGCTGGGCATCCTCGAGCGCACGCCCTGCCAGCTCGTGGTGAGTGACTGGCAGATGCCGCGCCTGGATGGCATCGGGCTCACCCGCCGCATCCGCGCCCACCCCAAGCTGTCGCACCTGCCCGTCATCCTCTGTACCTCGCTGGACAGTCCGCAGGAGCGGGCCGCTGGCCTGGAGGCGGGGGCGGACGGCTACCTCGTCAAGCGCGAGGTGGAGCGCGGCAAGCTGTTGGATCTGGTCCGCCAGCTGCTTCCCTCGGGGGCCTGA
- a CDS encoding chemotaxis protein CheW produces the protein MAGDQSREKIDYTALRRKLDEAQAVLEGAQVLSPERRREVLAERARALAESRHEERRETVSVLAFRVGGERYAVPIDAVDHVLESKGLCPLPGAPRHVLGALVSRSRVVPVLDLRQVLGLEGGGMSDLTRVVVVEVSEEFFGLAAEEVDGRQELPRADLSHPPPGPFTFLTRERLMVLDLVQLSDPAVVGRG, from the coding sequence ATGGCCGGCGACCAGTCGCGCGAGAAGATCGACTACACGGCACTGCGCCGCAAGCTGGACGAGGCGCAAGCGGTGCTCGAGGGCGCCCAGGTGCTCAGCCCCGAGCGCCGCCGCGAGGTGCTCGCCGAGCGTGCGCGCGCGCTGGCCGAGTCGCGCCATGAGGAGCGGCGCGAGACGGTGTCGGTGCTCGCCTTCCGCGTGGGCGGTGAGCGCTATGCCGTGCCCATCGACGCGGTGGACCACGTGCTGGAGTCCAAGGGCCTGTGCCCGCTGCCGGGCGCTCCGCGTCACGTGTTGGGGGCACTGGTGTCGCGCTCGCGCGTGGTGCCGGTGTTGGATCTGCGGCAGGTGTTGGGACTGGAAGGGGGCGGCATGTCCGACCTGACGCGCGTGGTGGTGGTCGAGGTGTCCGAGGAGTTCTTCGGACTGGCGGCCGAAGAGGTGGACGGACGGCAGGAGCTGCCTCGGGCGGACCTGTCGCACCCGCCGCCTGGACCTTTCACGTTCCTCACCCGGGAGCGGCTGATGGTGTTGGACCTCGTCCAGCTCAGCGATCCCGCGGTGGTGGGGCGGGGATAG
- a CDS encoding response regulator has product MKVLIVEDTKTITNLIQVYLMGWGLEFFEASNGVQGLARAREIKPDLIISDVQMPEMDGFALCAAVRADPILFSTPFVMLTSLKDDASRQRGRLVGASAFLNKPVAVDDLREKVRSILKLPASKY; this is encoded by the coding sequence ATGAAGGTTCTGATCGTCGAGGACACGAAGACCATCACCAACCTCATCCAGGTGTACCTCATGGGATGGGGGCTGGAGTTCTTCGAAGCGAGCAACGGAGTGCAGGGCCTGGCGCGCGCCCGGGAGATCAAGCCGGATCTGATCATCTCGGACGTGCAGATGCCGGAGATGGACGGGTTCGCCCTGTGCGCGGCGGTACGCGCCGACCCCATCCTCTTCTCCACGCCCTTCGTGATGCTGACGTCGCTCAAGGATGACGCGAGCCGGCAGCGCGGACGGCTGGTGGGTGCGAGCGCCTTCCTCAACAAGCCCGTGGCGGTGGATGACCTGCGCGAGAAGGTGCGCAGCATCCTGAAGCTTCCCGCCAGCAAGTACTGA